A region of Streptomyces sp. NBC_01267 DNA encodes the following proteins:
- a CDS encoding TNT domain-containing protein: protein MNRIRTVLAALTITAATVVAPAAASAAPPPPQQADRTPAVAQRHAPCSGEFHGDSRLGPQWLPTKHEKPVGPLLKGYKRTGQLSPSAFLAKYWEGPADTGSWKYPPNDGFKEVNGQVDKEPSKLRTGERLDRFGSEYGSYLAPAGDSYAKRALPPQSLNTRDATMPCDYHVYKVTKPFWVWQGGIAPWFEQPGGGQQIKLDQVFLNPGEGQRLNVKWLLDHHYLGYATTTGK from the coding sequence GTGAACCGAATTCGCACCGTTCTCGCCGCGCTCACCATCACCGCGGCGACCGTGGTGGCTCCCGCTGCTGCGAGCGCCGCTCCGCCGCCCCCGCAGCAGGCGGACCGGACTCCGGCCGTCGCGCAGCGGCACGCCCCCTGCTCCGGGGAGTTCCACGGCGACTCCCGGCTCGGGCCGCAGTGGCTGCCGACGAAGCACGAGAAGCCGGTGGGCCCCCTGCTCAAGGGGTACAAGCGGACCGGGCAGCTGTCCCCGTCGGCTTTCCTGGCGAAGTACTGGGAGGGACCCGCGGACACGGGCAGCTGGAAGTACCCGCCGAACGACGGGTTCAAGGAGGTCAACGGCCAGGTGGACAAGGAGCCTTCGAAGCTCCGCACCGGCGAGCGTCTGGACCGCTTCGGTTCCGAGTACGGTTCGTACCTCGCGCCCGCCGGTGACTCGTACGCCAAGCGGGCGCTGCCCCCGCAGAGCCTCAACACCCGTGACGCCACGATGCCCTGCGACTATCACGTCTACAAGGTCACCAAGCCGTTCTGGGTGTGGCAGGGCGGCATCGCCCCCTGGTTCGAGCAGCCCGGCGGCGGGCAGCAGATCAAGCTCGACCAGGTGTTCCTGAACCCGGGCGAGGGCCAGCGGCTGAACGTGAAGTGGCTGCTGGACCATCACTACCTCGGGTACGCCACCACGACCGGCAAGTAG